CCTAAAAAACCTCCTAAAAAGCTCCCTAAAAAAGGAACCCCAAATGGATACCCGAATCCAAAACCTGGATTATAGCGATTAACCATGTTCATGTCCTCCTCCCTTATGAATAGTGTATTCATAATTATGAGAGCCGCTAGTCACCCGCCTAAAAGAAAAAGATGCCTTGCAAGTTTTTTATTGCAAAGCATCCTGTCATGTTAATTAGTTATCGCGTAATTCCACCAGGGTTGCCAAAGTACGCACCATCGCACCTGTGCCGCCTTTTGGTCCTAATGCATGCGGTGCATCCGCATCAGAAGTTCCTGCAATATCAAGGTGAACCCAAGGAGTACCTTCTGCAAACTCTCCAACGAAGCCGCCGCCGAAAATCATATGGCCGTCACGCCCCGGAGAATTGTTTAAATCCGCCACTTCCGATTTACGGATACGCTTTTTATCGCTTTCCGTTAATGGTAAGCGCCATACGAACTCACCTGTTTCAAGTGCCGCGCCCATAAACTCTTCGAAAAATTCTTCGTTATTTGTTAAAGCACCTGTTTTATCTTTGCCTAATGCAACGATTACTCCGCCCGTTAATGTCGCTACATCAATTAAATAGTTGGCACCTTGCTGTTTCGCATATGTCATAGCATCTGCCAATACTAAACGGCCTTCAGCATCTGTATTTAATACTTCAACCGTTTTGCCGTTGTACATAGTAATAACATCATCCGGCTTAAATGCATCCCCTGATACCATATTGTCTGTAGAACCGATTACGGCAACGACATTTTGTTTCGGGCGTGTTTCACCGATAATGCGCATTGCACCAAGAACAGCGGCTGCACCACCCATATCACCTTTCATGCCGACCATGCCTTCACGCGGTTTTAATGAGTAGCCGCCCGTATCGTATGTTACACCTTTTCCGACAAAGCCGATCACATCTTCCCATTCCGGTTTCCCTTTATATTTCAATGTAATTAGACGAGGCTCTTCTACAGAACCTTTATTCACAGATAAAATACCGCCCATACCCAGTTCTTCCATTTGGGCTTTGTTTAAAATCTCAACCTCTAAACCATAAATATTGGCAAGTTCTGTAGCATAATCTGCCAAATCACTTGCTGTCAGTAAATTAGGAGGCAAGTTGATTAATGTACGCGCTTCATTTACCGCATCCGCATAAATTTTCCCTACTTCGAAATTACCGATCACATCTTCCATATTCGCTTCTGTAACAAATTGAATTTGATCAAAATACGTTTTCGGCTCATTTGAAGTCGTTTTATAATTTTGTACTGAATAATAGCCTAGATTTAAACCTTCTCCAGCTAAATACGCAACTTCCGCTTCCTCCAGCTGATCTGTTGTAAACGATTCTACCCAAACTGCCGCGTCGCTTACTTTTGATGCCTTCAGTTCTTTACCAACTGCTGCAAATACTTCACGTAATTCGTTTGCTGTTATATTTTTACGTTCACCGAGACCAACAAAGTAAATACGTTTAAGTGATGAGTGGCTGCCTGAATACGGTAATTTTGTAATTTTTTTTGTGTCTGATGAAATTTCACCTGCATGTAGCCATGTATCAATGATATCTCCATAAAATTCACTGAACGCCGACCAGTTTTTCATTTGTTCACGATGTTTTTGTACTCCGATAATCAATGTTTCAGAAGTTTGTGTTTCAAACGTTTTTGCTGTTGATTCAATATTCATAGTTAAAAACCTCCTAATGTATAGTTTCATTATATACAATTTTTTTAATTCGGGTAACGAAACATCCAATAATTTTTATTTTTCTGCAAGTTTAAATTCAAACGATTATAGGGAAAATGATATAATTATAGCAATGAGGAGAAAGTAGGTGTAATTATCGAACTTCTACAAAATACGCCGCTTTGGCTTGGGGTTTTTGCGATTGTTTTTGCGCAAATTTTAAAAGTACCGATTCATTTTATCGTAACGAAAAAAGTGGATTGGAGCTTACTGACATCTACCGGCGGAATGCCAAGTTCCCATTCTGCAGCTGTAACAAGTGTTGCGACGGCGGTCGGTATCGAGACCGGATTTGATTCACCAACTTTTGCTGTTGCAGCGATGCTGGCCGGAATCGTCATGTACGATGCGAGCCATGTCCGCTTTCAGGCTGGACAACATGCGGCCGTTTTAAACGAACTTCGCCACGATCTCCGTTTGTTTTTTGATGAAATTAAACGTTGGCCGGAAATGAATGAGCAAGAAAAAATAGAGGATTTAAAAACATTATTAGGTCACAAAAAAAGTGAAGTATTCATCGGGGGATTGGCAGGAATTGTTTTTGCGGCTTTATGGTACACCATTCAAGTGTTATAAAAAAAGGGGTATGTTAAAGGCTAAACCGGCTTTTAACATACCCCTTTCTTTTTCGTTGCGGATACTCCGCTGAAGTAAACTAAAACATGCGATATCCTGCTTTTCGCAGCGCAATCATAACAAAGCCCGATACG
Above is a window of Solibacillus isronensis DNA encoding:
- a CDS encoding leucyl aminopeptidase, with translation MNIESTAKTFETQTSETLIIGVQKHREQMKNWSAFSEFYGDIIDTWLHAGEISSDTKKITKLPYSGSHSSLKRIYFVGLGERKNITANELREVFAAVGKELKASKVSDAAVWVESFTTDQLEEAEVAYLAGEGLNLGYYSVQNYKTTSNEPKTYFDQIQFVTEANMEDVIGNFEVGKIYADAVNEARTLINLPPNLLTASDLADYATELANIYGLEVEILNKAQMEELGMGGILSVNKGSVEEPRLITLKYKGKPEWEDVIGFVGKGVTYDTGGYSLKPREGMVGMKGDMGGAAAVLGAMRIIGETRPKQNVVAVIGSTDNMVSGDAFKPDDVITMYNGKTVEVLNTDAEGRLVLADAMTYAKQQGANYLIDVATLTGGVIVALGKDKTGALTNNEEFFEEFMGAALETGEFVWRLPLTESDKKRIRKSEVADLNNSPGRDGHMIFGGGFVGEFAEGTPWVHLDIAGTSDADAPHALGPKGGTGAMVRTLATLVELRDN
- a CDS encoding divergent PAP2 family protein, whose amino-acid sequence is MELLQNTPLWLGVFAIVFAQILKVPIHFIVTKKVDWSLLTSTGGMPSSHSAAVTSVATAVGIETGFDSPTFAVAAMLAGIVMYDASHVRFQAGQHAAVLNELRHDLRLFFDEIKRWPEMNEQEKIEDLKTLLGHKKSEVFIGGLAGIVFAALWYTIQVL